A single region of the Yersinia entomophaga genome encodes:
- a CDS encoding serralysin family metalloprotease: MEGYSDVINLFLDSVRGDGVTTTSGKASYALDKAVLQLNRGGLSWNGKMNLGQDADLKYSFLDHNSKIPTGINGFIKFNPEQVIQTKLALQSWSDVANVHFTEVGPTEKANITLGNYSLTSTGQLAGGQAFTSTSYYSDGKIANAGTWYNYNVDNIREPGSMEYGRLTLAHELGHALGLSHPADYNAGQGNTFKADAVYGEDTRQFSIMSYWDETQSGADHQGHYGLTPLVDDIAAIQRLYGANMSTRTEDNTYGFNSNTHRDSFTLADSSDQKVFSVWDAGGNDTFDFSGYSVDQRINLEATSFSDVGGLKANVSIAAGVTIENAIGGSGNDVIIGNEANNELRGGAGNDVLFGGEGADKMWGGSGSDIFVYGRATDSTLANPDWIMDFEGGIDKIDLSGFHVGTGGIHFVDYFSGSAGEALLTYNPDTNISDLAVNIGGAEAIPDFLVKIVGQPMQATDFIV, encoded by the coding sequence ATGGAAGGTTATAGTGATGTAATCAATCTATTCTTAGATTCTGTTCGTGGCGATGGCGTTACCACTACTAGCGGTAAAGCGAGTTATGCTTTGGATAAAGCCGTATTGCAGTTAAATCGCGGTGGATTAAGTTGGAATGGTAAAATGAATTTAGGGCAGGATGCCGATCTTAAATATTCATTTTTAGACCACAATTCCAAAATTCCTACTGGGATTAACGGATTCATTAAATTTAATCCGGAGCAGGTAATTCAAACTAAACTTGCACTCCAATCCTGGTCTGATGTTGCTAATGTCCATTTCACTGAAGTCGGTCCAACGGAGAAAGCCAATATTACATTGGGCAACTATTCGTTAACCTCTACTGGCCAGTTAGCGGGCGGTCAGGCATTTACCAGCACCAGTTATTACAGTGATGGCAAAATTGCAAACGCGGGTACCTGGTATAATTACAACGTGGATAATATTCGCGAGCCAGGCTCAATGGAATATGGTCGCTTAACATTGGCACATGAATTAGGCCATGCTCTGGGGCTGAGCCATCCAGCGGATTATAACGCGGGTCAAGGCAATACCTTTAAAGCTGATGCGGTTTACGGCGAAGATACTCGTCAGTTCAGTATTATGAGTTATTGGGATGAAACTCAATCTGGAGCGGATCATCAAGGGCACTACGGATTAACGCCATTGGTGGACGATATTGCAGCAATTCAACGTTTGTACGGGGCTAATATGAGCACGCGTACTGAAGATAATACTTACGGTTTTAACTCCAATACTCATCGTGACTCTTTCACTTTGGCGGATAGCAGCGATCAGAAAGTGTTCTCCGTTTGGGATGCGGGTGGCAACGACACCTTTGATTTCTCAGGCTATAGCGTTGATCAACGCATTAATCTGGAAGCGACGTCATTCTCTGACGTAGGCGGCCTGAAAGCTAACGTTTCCATTGCGGCGGGTGTCACTATCGAGAATGCGATTGGCGGTTCCGGTAATGACGTCATCATTGGTAATGAAGCCAATAATGAGTTGCGCGGCGGAGCGGGTAATGACGTGCTGTTTGGCGGCGAAGGTGCAGATAAAATGTGGGGCGGCAGCGGCAGCGATATCTTTGTTTACGGTCGCGCCACGGATTCGACACTGGCCAACCCTGACTGGATTATGGATTTTGAAGGCGGTATCGATAAAATCGATCTGTCGGGATTCCATGTTGGGACAGGTGGAATTCATTTTGTCGATTACTTCTCCGGTTCTGCGGGTGAAGCATTATTAACTTACAATCCTGACACTAATATCAGCGATTTGGCTGTGAATATCGGTGGTGCAGAAGCCATTCCTGATTTCCTGGTGAAAATTGTGGGTCAGCCAATGCAGGCGACTGACTTTATCGTCTGA
- a CDS encoding serralysin family metalloprotease — protein MKQSKNKITEQGQHNEYQLGSLYAQGLMAGATDRIGTSLKQNKVSFTSEEAADAITRTGHSWNGMKQIDQSAEVNYLFLNPRYGAKTPAGDSGLTKFNSAQVTAAKQAMQSWADVANVTFNETSAVHDANIRFGNYEIYSGQDSNPSFKTGYAYFPWGPSSQVGVWINNNHQGNQRPDLYQSGHQTLSHEIGHALGLSHPGRYDSLKGTPNYGNAGYAEDSRQYSIMSYWSEWNTGADFKGFYPVGPQIDDIAAAQRLYGANMNTRTEDTVYGFNSNTNRDSLSLNHSSDKKVFAVWDAGGNDAFDFSGYSNNQRINLNEQSFSDVGGLEKNVSIAAGAVIENAIGGSGNDILMGNHVSNILKGNAGNDVIYGAGGGDHLFGGEGRDTFFYGNIQDSTSENPDTIYDFVSGIDKIDLRGLNIAENSARLVNEFSGKAGEAILSFDETTGMNEFALNHSGGGLSSDFTLKIIGQPMKAADFLV, from the coding sequence ATGAAGCAAAGTAAAAATAAAATAACAGAGCAGGGACAACATAATGAATATCAGTTGGGAAGTTTATACGCGCAGGGGCTAATGGCGGGTGCAACTGATCGAATAGGCACATCGTTAAAGCAGAATAAAGTGTCGTTTACTTCGGAAGAAGCCGCCGATGCCATTACACGAACAGGTCACAGTTGGAATGGCATGAAACAAATTGATCAATCGGCAGAGGTCAATTATTTATTTTTGAACCCTAGGTATGGCGCTAAAACGCCTGCGGGTGACTCTGGGTTGACGAAATTTAACTCAGCGCAGGTCACCGCGGCAAAACAGGCAATGCAAAGTTGGGCTGACGTAGCCAATGTGACATTTAATGAAACCAGCGCGGTTCATGATGCGAATATTCGTTTTGGTAATTATGAAATTTACTCCGGGCAAGACTCTAACCCTAGCTTTAAAACCGGATATGCATATTTCCCTTGGGGGCCATCGAGTCAGGTAGGAGTATGGATTAATAACAATCATCAAGGGAATCAACGTCCAGATTTATATCAATCAGGTCATCAGACCTTAAGCCATGAAATAGGTCATGCGCTTGGGTTAAGCCATCCAGGGCGCTATGACTCTCTAAAAGGTACGCCAAATTATGGTAATGCGGGTTATGCGGAAGACAGTAGGCAGTACAGCATAATGAGCTACTGGAGTGAGTGGAATACTGGCGCTGATTTTAAAGGTTTCTATCCAGTTGGCCCTCAAATAGATGATATCGCGGCAGCTCAGCGTCTTTATGGCGCAAATATGAACACACGAACTGAAGATACTGTCTATGGTTTCAACTCAAATACGAATCGAGACTCTCTGAGCTTAAACCATAGCAGTGATAAGAAGGTGTTCGCAGTTTGGGACGCGGGTGGTAATGATGCGTTTGATTTCTCTGGCTATTCAAACAATCAACGGATTAACTTGAACGAACAGTCATTTTCCGATGTCGGCGGTTTGGAAAAAAATGTGTCCATTGCGGCGGGCGCGGTGATCGAAAACGCGATTGGTGGTTCAGGGAATGACATTTTGATGGGTAATCATGTCAGTAACATCTTAAAAGGCAACGCCGGCAACGATGTTATTTATGGTGCAGGTGGGGGAGATCATCTGTTCGGCGGCGAAGGTCGCGATACCTTCTTTTATGGCAATATCCAGGATTCAACATCAGAGAACCCGGATACTATTTATGATTTCGTCAGCGGCATAGATAAAATTGACCTGAGAGGTTTGAATATTGCTGAAAATAGTGCGCGGCTGGTGAATGAGTTCAGCGGTAAAGCAGGAGAAGCGATACTGAGTTTTGATGAGACAACCGGAATGAACGAATTTGCGTTGAATCATTCGGGCGGCGGACTTTCATCTGATTTTACCTTGAAAATTATTGGCCAACCGATGAAGGCTGCTGATTTTCTCGTTTGA
- a CDS encoding protease inhibitor Inh/omp19 family protein, producing MASSQVLPKASDLSGQWQVQLNKSAEKACSIELKSTAIKPNLTWHASGDVACLEQLLGSAPQGWRPTPDGITLTDQTGGAVAFFERTQDGYEMTLPDDAGVMILRRVQD from the coding sequence ATGGCAAGCAGCCAGGTATTACCTAAAGCCAGCGATTTAAGCGGTCAATGGCAAGTACAGTTAAATAAATCAGCAGAAAAAGCCTGCAGTATTGAATTGAAGTCCACGGCAATAAAACCCAATCTCACTTGGCATGCCAGCGGCGATGTTGCCTGCTTAGAACAATTGCTGGGCAGCGCGCCACAGGGTTGGCGGCCAACGCCGGATGGTATCACCCTGACGGATCAAACCGGTGGGGCTGTGGCATTTTTTGAGCGAACCCAAGACGGTTATGAAATGACGCTACCGGATGATGCGGGAGTAATGATATTACGCCGCGTACAGGATTAA
- a CDS encoding type I secretion system permease/ATPase, whose protein sequence is MVSHPIRNYDRLREALGACRRSFYGVGIFSAIINILMLAPSLYMLQVYDRVLASGNEMTLLMLTILMVGLCFFMGALEWVRSLVVIRLGTRLDLRLNKQVFNAAFERNLRDGDSKAGQALTDLTQLRQFVTGNALFAFFDAPWFPLFLAVVFLLHPWLGMLALGGAVFLIFLTWLNQYVTRRPLAEANKLSMQATHQANTHLRNAEVIEAMGMLGNMRNRWLSQHYGFIRQQNLASERSAGVNALSKSSRIILQSLMLGLGALLAVKGDITAGMMIAGSILVGRVLSPIDQLIGVWKQWVAARQAWHRLHLLLDNHPHREDAMALPAPTGHLSVEHISFRPNHNQAPRLHNIHFALQAGETLGILGASGSGKSTLARLLVAVQPPTQGTIRLDSADMNQLDKEISGVYIGYLPQDIQLFSGTLAENIARFGEPDAEKVVAAAKLAGVHELILSLPQGYDTVLGEGGAGLSGGQRQRIALARAVYGDPCLLVLDEPNASLDMEGDRALLMALDALQKRGCTLILITHRPALTARAHKLLILNQGQQQRFGPAGEVMAELQQLNAANQPALKREPQTAGIPG, encoded by the coding sequence ATGGTTTCTCATCCAATTCGCAATTATGACCGGTTACGAGAGGCGCTGGGCGCATGTCGACGGAGTTTTTACGGCGTCGGCATTTTCAGCGCCATTATTAATATACTGATGTTGGCGCCCTCCCTGTATATGTTGCAGGTTTATGACCGGGTTCTGGCCTCCGGCAATGAAATGACATTGCTGATGCTAACGATCCTGATGGTTGGCTTATGTTTTTTTATGGGCGCGCTAGAGTGGGTACGCAGTTTGGTGGTAATTCGCCTCGGTACCCGATTAGATTTGCGATTGAATAAACAGGTATTTAACGCCGCTTTTGAACGTAATTTGCGGGATGGAGATTCTAAAGCTGGGCAGGCGCTGACGGATCTTACCCAATTACGCCAGTTTGTTACCGGTAATGCCCTGTTTGCCTTTTTTGATGCGCCATGGTTCCCTCTGTTCCTGGCGGTCGTATTTTTGCTGCATCCGTGGCTCGGCATGTTGGCATTAGGCGGCGCTGTCTTTCTGATTTTCCTCACTTGGCTCAACCAATACGTAACTCGCCGCCCTCTGGCAGAAGCGAATAAACTATCGATGCAAGCGACTCATCAGGCAAATACCCATTTACGCAATGCGGAAGTGATCGAAGCCATGGGAATGTTGGGAAATATGCGCAATCGGTGGTTGTCCCAACACTATGGATTTATTCGCCAGCAGAATCTTGCCAGTGAACGTTCAGCTGGCGTTAATGCTTTGTCGAAAAGTTCCCGCATAATCTTGCAATCACTGATGCTGGGGCTGGGGGCTTTGTTGGCGGTGAAAGGAGATATTACTGCTGGAATGATGATCGCCGGTTCCATTTTGGTGGGGCGAGTGCTGAGCCCAATCGATCAACTGATTGGCGTGTGGAAACAATGGGTTGCGGCTCGTCAAGCATGGCATCGGCTGCATTTGTTGCTCGATAATCACCCGCATCGCGAAGACGCAATGGCGCTGCCCGCGCCGACCGGTCATTTAAGCGTCGAGCATATCAGTTTCCGCCCGAATCATAACCAAGCGCCGCGTTTGCATAATATCCATTTCGCTTTACAGGCTGGAGAGACTCTGGGGATTCTTGGCGCTTCTGGCTCAGGTAAATCTACGTTAGCACGCCTGTTGGTGGCCGTACAGCCGCCGACGCAAGGCACGATCAGGCTGGATTCGGCAGATATGAATCAGTTGGATAAAGAAATTTCCGGGGTTTATATCGGCTATCTTCCTCAGGATATTCAACTGTTCAGTGGCACCTTGGCGGAGAATATCGCCAGATTTGGCGAACCAGACGCAGAAAAAGTGGTCGCCGCCGCTAAGCTGGCTGGCGTTCACGAACTGATACTTTCTTTGCCACAGGGCTATGACACGGTGCTTGGGGAAGGCGGCGCGGGCCTGTCGGGTGGGCAGCGTCAGCGTATTGCGCTGGCTCGTGCGGTTTATGGCGATCCTTGTCTGTTGGTGCTGGATGAACCCAATGCCAGTCTGGATATGGAAGGGGATCGCGCTTTGTTAATGGCGTTGGATGCCCTACAAAAGCGCGGCTGTACGCTGATTTTGATCACTCACCGACCGGCGTTAACGGCGCGGGCTCACAAGCTGTTGATTCTGAATCAAGGACAGCAGCAGCGGTTCGGTCCCGCAGGGGAAGTGATGGCGGAGTTGCAGCAGTTGAACGCGGCAAATCAACCTGCATTGAAACGCGAGCCGCAAACGGCGGGAATTCCGGGTTGA
- a CDS encoding HlyD family type I secretion periplasmic adaptor subunit, whose product MSEDNKKTELAFLREVQHSENRALYWGWGLVLAGFGGFMLWALLAPLDKGVPVTGTVVVSGNRKAIQHPEGGIVDRIMVHDGDRVEAGEVLITLNAVRARSASDGLTSQYHQLLANEARLLAEQKGESQLVITPRLQQSREQKGMVEILALQQQLLNSRQQALQMETDALNANIAGLQAAMGAQKQVRSNKNSQRQALSQQLDGLKSLADENYVPRNKMLETKQLYSQLNGEIAQIGGEITRGEREIQEQGLRIKQRQQEYQKEVNTQLAEVQSTLTEVASQLEKADFDLANVQMRSPVAGTVVEMKVFTEGGVIAAGQSLMEIVPDNQPLFVDARVPVEMVDKIHPGLPVELQFTAFNQSTTPKVEGSVKLISADRVLDERTQEPYYSLRVEVSDAGRQKLDGLQIKPGMPVQGFVRTGERSLINYLFKPLMDRLHMALTEE is encoded by the coding sequence ATGTCCGAAGACAATAAAAAAACGGAACTGGCATTTTTACGGGAAGTACAACATAGCGAGAATCGGGCGTTGTACTGGGGATGGGGGCTGGTCTTGGCCGGATTTGGCGGCTTTATGCTATGGGCGCTGTTAGCACCGCTGGATAAAGGCGTTCCGGTTACGGGCACCGTGGTAGTTTCCGGCAATCGTAAGGCCATTCAACATCCTGAAGGCGGTATCGTCGATCGTATTATGGTTCACGATGGCGATCGGGTTGAGGCCGGAGAGGTCTTAATCACCTTAAATGCTGTGCGGGCGCGTTCTGCCAGCGATGGGCTGACGTCTCAATATCATCAATTATTAGCCAATGAAGCGCGTCTTTTAGCCGAGCAAAAAGGCGAGTCACAGTTAGTTATAACGCCCCGTTTGCAGCAGAGCCGTGAGCAAAAAGGTATGGTGGAAATTCTGGCTTTGCAGCAGCAATTGCTGAACAGTCGGCAGCAGGCGTTGCAAATGGAAACTGATGCGCTGAACGCCAATATTGCCGGATTACAGGCTGCGATGGGTGCACAAAAGCAGGTGAGGAGTAATAAAAACAGTCAGCGGCAGGCGTTATCCCAGCAGCTGGACGGTTTGAAATCTTTGGCAGATGAAAACTATGTCCCGCGAAATAAAATGCTGGAAACCAAACAGCTTTATTCACAACTTAATGGCGAAATTGCGCAGATCGGCGGCGAAATCACCCGTGGAGAGCGTGAAATTCAGGAACAGGGATTGAGAATTAAGCAGCGCCAGCAAGAGTATCAAAAAGAAGTCAATACTCAGTTGGCGGAGGTGCAATCTACATTAACGGAAGTGGCTAGCCAGTTGGAAAAGGCAGATTTCGATTTAGCTAATGTCCAGATGCGCTCGCCGGTGGCCGGGACCGTGGTGGAAATGAAAGTCTTTACCGAAGGTGGCGTGATTGCTGCCGGTCAATCGCTGATGGAGATCGTGCCTGATAACCAGCCGCTGTTTGTCGATGCGCGAGTACCGGTGGAAATGGTGGATAAAATTCACCCTGGGCTGCCGGTGGAACTGCAATTTACCGCATTTAATCAGAGCACTACGCCAAAAGTAGAAGGTTCGGTGAAGCTGATATCTGCCGACAGAGTGTTGGATGAACGCACTCAGGAACCTTATTACAGTCTGCGGGTTGAGGTCAGTGATGCAGGGCGGCAAAAACTGGATGGTTTACAGATTAAGCCCGGAATGCCGGTTCAGGGTTTTGTTCGCACCGGTGAACGTTCGTTGATCAACTATCTGTTTAAACCTCTGATGGATCGCCTACATATGGCATTAACGGAAGAGTAG
- a CDS encoding TolC family outer membrane protein produces MPLTLRIIFLTLLVLPGRGNALGLLDAWELAVRHDPQYQAAGYERDAGQEEEALGLSGLLPTVQYSYGANNNSSTVSQTDNRSSSKVKRDYDSYVSMLSLRQPLIDYGAYARYRQGIARKLFADQRFRDKSQELIVRLYRAYSSALLAQEKKSLLEAQLRAYQEQIQLNRRLLAAGEGTQTDIDETAARLTLTQVQLIEQQDALDSQLTELENMIGRSVDLAELRPLTLETLPQNISDGRTLAQWRDLAMRHNARLAGQRNNLDAKHYEIESSRSGHLPTLQLVASSRNSRSESEYNYNQKYDTQSVGLQLNVPIYAGGSVSSATRQATAHYQQSQAELDQETRQVLAELKRQFNLSNSGAAKIRAWQMTVDSAQKVLIATRRSVLGGERINLDVLLAEQQLFNSKRDLAEAKYGWLQSWLELRYNAGTLQENDILQLAAWFEPEKR; encoded by the coding sequence ATGCCATTAACGTTACGAATCATTTTTCTCACCTTATTAGTATTACCGGGGAGGGGAAACGCATTGGGTCTGTTGGATGCGTGGGAACTGGCGGTGCGCCACGATCCGCAATATCAGGCTGCGGGTTATGAAAGAGACGCCGGTCAGGAAGAAGAGGCGTTGGGGCTGTCAGGACTACTGCCCACGGTGCAATACAGTTATGGCGCTAACAATAACTCTTCCACGGTAAGCCAGACGGATAACCGAAGCAGCAGCAAAGTGAAGCGCGATTATGATAGCTATGTCTCGATGTTATCTTTACGTCAGCCGCTGATTGATTACGGGGCGTACGCACGCTATCGGCAGGGGATCGCACGTAAACTCTTTGCCGATCAACGTTTTCGCGATAAAAGTCAGGAATTGATCGTGCGTTTGTATCGCGCTTATAGCAGTGCGCTATTGGCGCAGGAAAAGAAATCTCTGCTGGAGGCGCAGCTACGCGCGTATCAGGAGCAAATTCAGTTGAATCGCCGGTTGCTGGCTGCCGGGGAAGGCACTCAAACCGATATTGATGAAACCGCCGCGCGTTTGACTCTGACTCAGGTACAGCTAATCGAGCAGCAGGATGCGCTGGATAGTCAGCTAACCGAGTTGGAAAATATGATTGGCCGCTCGGTGGATCTGGCGGAGTTACGGCCACTTACGCTGGAAACTTTGCCGCAAAATATCAGCGATGGACGGACATTGGCTCAATGGCGAGATTTAGCCATGCGGCATAATGCACGCTTGGCTGGGCAGCGGAATAACCTGGATGCCAAACACTATGAAATAGAAAGTAGCCGGAGTGGACATTTACCGACGTTGCAATTAGTTGCTTCATCCCGGAATTCCCGCTCTGAATCGGAATATAACTACAATCAGAAATACGATACGCAAAGCGTCGGGCTGCAGTTAAATGTGCCTATTTATGCTGGCGGCAGCGTATCTAGCGCTACCCGACAGGCAACCGCGCACTATCAACAATCTCAGGCTGAATTAGATCAGGAAACCCGACAGGTATTGGCGGAGTTAAAGCGTCAGTTCAATTTAAGTAATAGCGGAGCAGCAAAAATCCGAGCCTGGCAAATGACAGTGGATTCGGCGCAGAAAGTTTTGATAGCAACGCGTCGTAGCGTGTTGGGGGGGGAACGAATTAATCTAGACGTGTTGCTGGCGGAACAGCAGTTATTCAATTCCAAACGGGATCTGGCCGAGGCCAAATACGGTTGGTTGCAGTCGTGGCTAGAGCTACGTTATAACGCCGGTACTTTGCAAGAGAACGATATTTTGCAATTGGCGGCCTGGTTTGAACCGGAAAAGCGCTAG
- a CDS encoding cytochrome b/b6 domain-containing protein: protein MGNVTAETTGINTTIHPWWLRLTHWVNALAIIIMVTSGWRIYNASPLFNFSYPDWMTLGGWLGGALQWHFAAMWLIFFNGLFYLFMNTITGRFKGKFWPLSLSALWQDMRAALTGKLSHADLRHYNMVQRFLYLVTVLALITLVLSGLVLWKSVQFPLLRELLGGYPTARYIHFFAMTYIVFFTLIHLIMVILVPRTLLAMIRGR from the coding sequence ATGGGCAATGTAACGGCGGAAACGACGGGAATAAATACAACTATTCACCCTTGGTGGCTGCGGCTAACGCATTGGGTGAATGCGCTGGCTATTATTATCATGGTCACTAGCGGTTGGCGGATTTATAACGCCTCTCCACTGTTTAATTTTTCTTACCCGGATTGGATGACGCTAGGAGGATGGCTAGGTGGCGCGTTGCAATGGCATTTCGCAGCAATGTGGCTTATTTTCTTTAACGGCTTGTTTTATTTATTTATGAATACGATAACCGGAAGATTTAAAGGAAAATTCTGGCCGTTAAGCCTGTCTGCACTTTGGCAAGATATGCGAGCAGCGTTAACCGGTAAACTCAGCCATGCCGATTTGCGCCACTATAATATGGTGCAGCGTTTCCTTTATTTGGTGACCGTGCTGGCTTTAATTACTCTGGTGCTATCTGGTTTAGTCTTATGGAAGTCCGTTCAGTTTCCGTTATTGCGGGAATTACTCGGAGGCTACCCTACCGCTCGTTATATTCATTTCTTTGCTATGACCTACATCGTTTTCTTCACGCTGATTCACCTGATCATGGTGATATTGGTTCCCCGAACATTATTAGCCATGATTCGTGGGCGCTAG
- a CDS encoding molybdopterin-dependent oxidoreductase: MKQKIRVNPAVDGDEVVKEVTRILAKGLDSASRRRFLNQGLTLGGAMLLTGCDFDSDAQIDSQLMRISRFNDRVQGWLFNPKNLAPVYPESMITRPFPFNAYYSQDQIRQVNGESFRLEISGLVDNKHPWSLPELYAMAQVTQVTRHICVEGWSAIGKWGGIPFSHFLRLIGADLNAKYVGFKCADDYYTSIDMPTALHPQTQLTLTYDGKILPAEYGFPMKLRMPTKLGYKNPKYIQSIFVTNTYPGGFWEDQGYNWFGGS, encoded by the coding sequence ATGAAACAGAAAATCAGGGTTAACCCTGCAGTGGATGGTGACGAAGTGGTAAAAGAAGTCACGCGAATTCTGGCCAAAGGGTTGGATTCAGCCAGCCGCAGGCGTTTTCTCAATCAAGGATTGACCTTGGGCGGTGCGATGCTACTGACCGGCTGTGATTTTGATAGCGACGCGCAGATCGATTCACAGTTAATGCGAATTTCTCGTTTCAACGATCGGGTACAAGGCTGGCTGTTTAATCCCAAAAATCTGGCTCCGGTCTATCCGGAATCTATGATTACTCGCCCGTTTCCTTTTAACGCCTATTACTCTCAGGATCAAATCCGTCAGGTTAATGGGGAAAGTTTCAGGCTCGAAATAAGCGGTCTGGTTGATAATAAACACCCGTGGTCATTACCTGAGTTATATGCAATGGCGCAGGTTACGCAGGTTACCCGGCATATTTGTGTTGAAGGTTGGAGTGCTATTGGCAAATGGGGCGGTATTCCTTTTTCCCATTTCTTGCGTCTGATCGGGGCTGATTTAAACGCTAAATACGTTGGTTTTAAGTGTGCAGATGATTATTACACCAGCATTGATATGCCTACAGCATTGCACCCGCAAACTCAACTGACATTAACTTATGATGGGAAAATCCTGCCTGCGGAATATGGATTTCCGATGAAGCTACGTATGCCCACTAAATTAGGCTACAAAAACCCGAAATATATTCAGTCCATTTTCGTTACGAATACTTACCCCGGAGGCTTTTGGGAAGATCAGGGTTATAACTGGTTTGGTGGCAGCTAG
- a CDS encoding DMT family transporter, protein MNALLYSAVVLIWGTTWIAITMQQGSVPVTQSIFYRFVIATLTMLIILLVSRRLRRIALRDHLFCVIQGMCVFGFNFYCFYQAAAYISSGLESVIFSMAVLFNAVNGLIFFRQRLNPNFIPASILGLTGIVALFWHDLMATQLQPELLKGIGLSLLGTYGFSLGNMISSRHQRRGLDVLSTNTYAMSYGAILMGVIAWAQHGSFTLELSAHYLGALFYLAIFGSAIAFALYFSLVGRIGASAAAYSTLLFPLVALTLSTFYEGYQWHANAVLGLILILLGNLVMFSRPGFWPSNLCLKRS, encoded by the coding sequence ATGAATGCTTTATTGTACAGCGCCGTAGTTCTGATTTGGGGTACGACCTGGATTGCCATTACTATGCAACAGGGCAGCGTGCCGGTGACCCAATCGATTTTTTATCGCTTTGTCATCGCGACTCTGACCATGCTGATTATCCTATTGGTTAGCCGTCGATTACGACGTATCGCCTTACGGGATCACCTATTTTGCGTCATTCAGGGGATGTGCGTTTTCGGTTTTAATTTTTACTGTTTTTATCAAGCGGCGGCTTATATTAGCAGCGGACTGGAATCGGTTATTTTCTCCATGGCGGTGCTGTTCAATGCAGTGAACGGACTCATATTTTTCCGGCAACGTTTAAACCCTAACTTTATTCCAGCCAGCATATTAGGGCTGACGGGGATTGTAGCGCTTTTCTGGCACGATCTTATGGCGACACAATTACAGCCTGAATTACTCAAAGGAATTGGCCTGAGCCTGCTGGGTACCTACGGCTTCTCTTTGGGAAATATGATTAGCAGCCGTCATCAACGACGCGGTTTGGATGTCCTGTCGACCAATACCTATGCTATGAGCTACGGGGCGATACTGATGGGGGTTATTGCCTGGGCACAGCACGGTAGTTTTACTCTGGAACTCTCCGCTCACTATCTTGGCGCCTTGTTTTATCTGGCTATTTTTGGCTCCGCTATCGCTTTTGCCCTTTACTTCAGTCTGGTTGGGCGTATTGGAGCCAGCGCTGCTGCTTACAGTACTCTGCTATTTCCACTTGTAGCGCTCACTCTCTCCACCTTCTATGAAGGTTATCAATGGCATGCCAATGCCGTACTTGGTCTGATCCTGATTTTACTCGGAAATCTGGTGATGTTCTCCCGTCCCGGTTTTTGGCCGAGTAACTTATGTCTCAAGCGGTCTTGA